The Lates calcarifer isolate ASB-BC8 linkage group LG6, TLL_Latcal_v3, whole genome shotgun sequence genome includes a region encoding these proteins:
- the prpf6 gene encoding pre-mRNA-processing factor 6, whose product MASAAAKQAPKNTSKASAGGPGAAGASGGPPIMPLASPLMGKKKKPFLGMPAPLGYVPGLGRGATGFTTRSDIGPARDANDPVDDRHAPPGKRTVGDQMKKNQDDDDEDLNDTNYDEFNGYAGSLFSSGPYEKDDEEADAIYAALDKRMDERRKERRELREKEEIEKYRMERPKIQQQFSDLKRKLAEVSEEEWLSIPEVGDARNKRQRNPRYEKLTPVPDSFFSKHLQTGENHTSVDPLQGLGGLNTPYPGSMTPGLMTPGTGELDMRKIGQARNTLMDMRLSQVSDSVSGQTVVDPKGYLTDLNSMIPTHGGDISDIKKARLLLKSVRETNPHHPPAWIASARLEEVTGKLQVARNLIMKGTEMCPKSEDVWLEAARLQPGDTAKAVVAQAVRHLPQSVRIYIRAAELETDVRAKKRVLRKALENVSKSVRLWKTAVELEEPEDARIMLSRAVECCPTSVELWLALARLETYENARRVLNKARENIPTDRHIWITAAKLEEANGNTQMVDKIIDRAITSLHANGVEINREQWIQDAEECDKAGSVATCQAVIRAVIGIGIEEEDRKHTWMEDAESCVAHGALECARAIYAHALQVFPSKKSVWLRAAYFEKNHGTRESLEALLQRAVAHCPKAEVLWLMGAKSKWLAEDVPAARSILALAFQANPNSEEIWLAAVKLESENNEYERARRLLAKARSSAPTARVFMKSVKLEWVLGNIDAAQELCTEALKHYEDFPKLWMMRGQIEEQCENMDKAREAYNQGLKKCPHSVALWLLLSRLEERVGQLTRARAILEKARLKNPQSPELWLESVRLEFRAGLKNISNTLMAKALQECPNSGILWAEAVFLEARPQRKTKSVDALKKCEHDPHVLLAVAKLFWSERKITKAREWFLRTVKIEPDLGDAWALFYKFELQHGTEEQQEEVRKRCENAEPRHGELWCAESKHVLNWQKKTGEILALVASKIKNTF is encoded by the exons ATGGCCAGCGCCGCAGCTAAACAAGCGCCCAAAAATACCTCCAAAGCGTCCGCGGGCGGCCCCGGTGCTGCGGGGGCTAGCGGCGGACCCCCGATAATGCCCCTCGCATCTCCGCTCatggggaaaaagaagaagccGTTCCTGGGGATGCCCGCTCCGCTGGGCTATGTCCCCGGTCTTGGCAGAGG TGCAACTGGTTTCACCACTCGATCTGATATTGGTCCCGCTCGTGATGCCAATGATCCAGTGGATGACAGACATGCACCTCCAGGGAAGAGAACAGTTGGAgatcaaatgaaaaagaaccaggatgatgatgatgaagatctGAACGACACCAATTATGATGAG TTTAACGGATATGCAGGTAGCTTGTTCTCCAGTGGGCCCTATGAAAAGGACGATGAAGAAGCAGATGCTATATATGCAGCACTGGACAAGAGGATGGATGAAAGACGCAAAGAAAGAAG GGAactgagagaaaaggaagaaattGAGAAATATCGTATGGAGCGACCCAAAAtccagcagcagttttcagATTTAAAG AGGAAGTTGGCAGAGGTGTCAGAGGAGGAGTGGCTGAGCATCCCAGAGGTGGGAGATGCAAGGAACAAGCGCCAGAGGAATCCCCGCTATGAAAAACTCACCCCCGTCCCCGACAGCTTCTTCTCCAAGCATCTGCAAACTGGAGAGAACCACACCAGTGTTGACCCTCTACAGGGG CTGGGAGGTCTGAACACCCCTTACCCAGGAAGTATGACCCCCGGTCTGATGACACCAGGGACAGGAGAGCTGGACATGAGGAAAATCGGTCAGGCCAGGAACACACTCATGGACATGAGGCTCAGTCAG GTATCTGACTCAGTGAGTGGACAGACAGTGGTGGATCCTAAGGGTTACCTGACAGATCTCAACTCCATGATCCCCACACATGGAGGGGACATCAG TGACATCAAGAAAGCTCGTCTGCTGCTGAAATCAGTGAGGGAGACCAATCCCCATCACCCGCCTGCCTGGATTGCCTCTGCCAGGTTGGAGGAGGTGACTGGCAAACTGCAGGTGGCAAGGAACCTGATCATGAAAGGCACCGAGATGTGTCCCAAG AGTGAGGATGTGTGGCTGGAGGCAGCCCGGCTCCAGCCTGGTGACACAGCCAAAGCCGTGGTAGCCCAGGCCGTCCGCCACCTGCCACAGTCTGTCCGCATCTacatcagagctgcagagctggagaCCGATGTCAGGGCCAAGAAACGAGTCCTCAGGAAGG CCCTGGAGAATGTGTCCAAGTCAGTTCGACTGTGGAAGACAGCCGTTGAGCTGGAGGAGCCTGAGGATGCCAGGATCATGCTTAGCCGAGCTGTGGAGTGTTGCCCTACTAGTGTGGAG TTGTGGCTGGCACTGGCCCGGTTAGAGACGTATGAGAACGCCCGTCGCGTCCTGAACAAAGCTCGAGAGAACATCCCCACCGATCGTCACATTTGGATCACTGCTGCCAAGTTGGAGGAGGCCAATGGTAACACTCAGATGGTGGACAAGATCATTGACAGAGCCATCACCTCTCTACATGCCAATGGTGTGGAGATCAACAGAGAACAATGGATACAG GATGCAGAGGAGTGTGACAAAGCCGGCAGTGTGGCTACCTGCCAGGCAGTCATAAGGGCCGTCATAGGGATCGGCATTGAGGAGGAGGACCGTAAACACACCTGGATGGAAGATGCAGAGAGT tgtgtggcTCATGGAGCACTGGAGTGTGCCAGGGCCATCTATGCCCATGCTCTGCAGGTGTTCCCCAGTAAAAAAAGTGTTTGGCTTAGAGCTGCCTACTTTGAGAAGAACCATGGCACCAG GGAGTCTTTGGAGGCCCTGCTCCAGAGGGCTGTGGCTCACTGTCCAAAGGCAGAGGTCCTGTGGCTGATGGGGGCCAAGTCCAAGTGGCTGGCCGAGGATGTGCCCGCAGCCAGAAGTATCCTCGCTCTTGCCTTCCAG GCCAACCCTAACAGTGAGGAGATCTGGCTTGCTGCTGTCAAATTAGAGTCTGAGAATAATGAGTATGAAAGAGCCCGTCGACTGCTGGCCAAGGCCCGCAGCAGTGCCCCAACAGCcagg GTATTTATGAAGTCAGTGAAGTTGGAATGGGTGTTGGGAAACATAGATGCTGCCCAGGAACTGTGTACTGAGGCCCTGAAACACTACGAGGACTTCCCGAAACTTTGGATGATGAGAGGCCAGATAGAGGAGCAGTGTGAAAACATGGACAAAGCCAGAGAGGCCTACAACCAGGGG TTGAAAAAGTGTCCTCACTCCGTGGCACTGTGGTTGCTGCTGTCTCGTCTTGAAGAGAGAGTGGGACAGCTGACCAGAGCCAGAGCGATCCTGGAGAAGGCACGACTCAAGAATCCCCAGAGCCCTGAGCTatg GTTGGAGTCTGTTAGACTGGAGTTTAGGGCTGGACTGAAGAACATCTCCAACACGCTGATGGCCAAAGCCCTGCAGGAGTGCCCCAATTCAG GCATCCTGTGGGCTGAGGCCGTGTTTTTGGAGGCCAGGCCCCAAAGGAAGACAAAGAGTGTGGATGCTTTGAAGAAGTGTGAACACGACCCCCACGTCTTGCTCGCCGTAGCCAA GTTGTTTTGGAGTGAGCGGAAGATCACCAAAGCCAGAGAGTGGTTCCTCAGGACAGTAAAGATTGAGCCAGACCTTGGAGATGCCTGGGCTCTCTTCTACAAGTTTGAGCTTCAACATGGTACAGAG GAACAGCAGGAAGAAGTGCGAAAGCGCTGTGAGAATGCAGAGCCCCGCCATGGTGAGCTGTGGTGTGCCGAGTCCAAACACGTCCTGAACTGGCAGAAGAAGACAGGAGAGATCTTAGCGCTGGTAGCCAGCAAGATCAAGAACACATTCTGA